A genome region from Blautia coccoides includes the following:
- a CDS encoding DUF5695 domain-containing protein: MKKKQNALSGLSFVLTAAMALGTCLPYLGSIEIKAAAKEFIAEKTDKGYHLRNEYFDVETGEYGEITSLKIVGDEYDTNYVMNVSDNPKQDTSAHEWMGDLMFKTKKSGEENWTEALTNSSDAGRSVELKDNKIVVTYDNTKTEGERAIRDFKLVETYSLTDDQLRWEITVENTTDTDLIFGDFGVPLAFHEIWVNQGEAYEACTVDHSFVGKDSSYVYATRPSGDGHFLLMTPDTETGAGFEYQDHWQIGQRRAEEKEWCMDQADWANGLNVFYIHSDAISADEKSGNKGYMESSSMTLESGKSKTYAFEFTGVADEAEMKDTLYEEGIMDAVAVPGMTFSRDMPAKMYLHTKAAAEDISFEFRCPHTNNLHQGANTVSNNLSCERTEDNTYAEFVETKIIDGEQYHIYNIAFGDLGQNDIIVNYRQNGEDKTTMLQFYMMDDLQSALDLHSDFLLKTQ, from the coding sequence ATGAAAAAGAAACAGAATGCACTCTCAGGTCTATCTTTTGTCCTGACAGCAGCCATGGCTCTTGGAACCTGCCTGCCTTATCTGGGTTCTATAGAGATAAAAGCGGCAGCAAAAGAGTTCATTGCGGAGAAGACAGATAAGGGATATCATCTGCGCAATGAATATTTTGATGTAGAAACCGGCGAGTACGGGGAAATCACATCTCTGAAAATTGTAGGAGATGAATACGATACCAATTATGTTATGAATGTCAGTGATAATCCTAAACAGGACACATCTGCCCATGAATGGATGGGGGATTTGATGTTCAAAACGAAGAAGAGCGGAGAGGAAAACTGGACAGAAGCGCTGACCAATTCCTCCGATGCCGGAAGAAGTGTGGAACTCAAAGACAATAAGATCGTGGTGACATACGACAACACAAAAACAGAAGGGGAGAGAGCCATCAGAGACTTTAAGCTGGTGGAAACCTATTCCCTGACAGATGACCAGCTTCGGTGGGAGATCACTGTGGAAAATACCACAGATACAGATTTGATCTTTGGTGACTTCGGTGTTCCCCTTGCTTTTCATGAAATTTGGGTAAATCAGGGGGAAGCATATGAAGCCTGCACAGTGGACCACAGCTTTGTGGGGAAAGATTCCTCCTATGTGTATGCCACAAGACCAAGCGGGGACGGACATTTTCTGCTCATGACACCGGATACAGAGACTGGTGCAGGGTTTGAATATCAGGACCACTGGCAGATAGGACAGAGAAGAGCAGAGGAAAAAGAATGGTGCATGGATCAGGCAGACTGGGCAAACGGCCTGAATGTGTTTTATATCCATTCAGATGCCATAAGTGCTGATGAAAAGTCCGGAAACAAAGGATATATGGAAAGTTCCAGTATGACATTGGAGTCAGGAAAAAGCAAAACATACGCCTTTGAATTCACCGGTGTAGCAGATGAGGCAGAGATGAAGGATACTCTGTATGAAGAAGGTATTATGGATGCTGTGGCTGTTCCGGGAATGACATTTTCAAGAGATATGCCGGCGAAAATGTATCTGCATACCAAGGCTGCAGCAGAGGACATCTCTTTTGAATTCCGCTGTCCTCATACAAACAACCTTCATCAGGGCGCCAACACGGTTTCCAATAACCTGTCCTGCGAGAGAACAGAGGACAATACCTATGCTGAATTTGTAGAGACAAAGATCATAGATGGGGAACAGTACCACATTTACAACATTGCATTCGGGGATCTGGGACAGAATGACATTATTGTGAACTACAGACAGAATGGGGAAGATAAGACAACCATGCTGCAGTTTTACATGATGGATGATCTGCAGTCCGCTCTGGATCTGCATTCCGATTTTCTACTGAAAACCCAGTGA
- a CDS encoding LacI family DNA-binding transcriptional regulator, with amino-acid sequence MATIKEIAKACNVSISTVSNILNGKEKARQETKELVLQKAKEMNYVPNYMAKNLKQKNTKTIGIIAEDLTIFHTPTIVDGISACLEKKGYTLLMGNMRMYQKYGNAFYTFKEYSGLVQEEIQEMLAKRVEGIIYVEGHYHVMDHIPELFAVPTVAVYGKVDSREVPSVIYDDEQGGYEAAKALISMGHRKIGVITGSRQSFHTIERMRGFMKALFDHEIPFNPCWEINGEWNREDGYAGAEQLVRQGVTAIFSMNDIMAGGIYDYINEKGMRIGKDLSVIGFDDREISEAFYPTLSTVALPLNHMGSIAAELLTERLEGKKGSGEKKEYKIPCQVINRNSICKIK; translated from the coding sequence ATGGCAACGATCAAGGAAATTGCAAAGGCATGTAATGTCTCAATCTCAACGGTTTCCAATATTCTGAACGGCAAGGAAAAGGCCAGGCAGGAGACAAAGGAATTAGTTCTGCAGAAGGCAAAAGAGATGAATTATGTGCCAAACTACATGGCAAAAAATTTAAAACAGAAAAATACCAAAACGATTGGAATCATAGCAGAAGATCTGACTATATTTCATACGCCCACTATTGTGGATGGGATCAGCGCCTGTCTGGAGAAAAAAGGATATACTCTGCTCATGGGCAACATGAGGATGTATCAGAAATATGGCAATGCATTTTATACATTTAAAGAGTACAGCGGTCTGGTCCAGGAAGAAATACAGGAGATGCTTGCAAAACGGGTGGAAGGCATCATTTATGTGGAGGGGCATTATCACGTGATGGACCATATCCCGGAATTATTTGCAGTTCCCACCGTCGCGGTATATGGAAAAGTGGACAGCCGGGAGGTGCCATCCGTTATATATGATGATGAACAGGGAGGGTATGAAGCTGCCAAAGCACTGATTTCTATGGGACATAGAAAAATAGGAGTCATTACTGGCAGCCGTCAAAGTTTCCATACCATAGAACGTATGCGGGGATTTATGAAAGCACTTTTTGATCATGAAATTCCTTTTAACCCCTGCTGGGAAATAAATGGAGAGTGGAACCGGGAAGATGGGTATGCGGGTGCGGAACAATTAGTGCGGCAGGGGGTCACTGCGATTTTTTCCATGAATGATATTATGGCAGGCGGCATTTACGACTATATAAATGAAAAAGGCATGAGGATAGGGAAAGATTTATCTGTGATTGGCTTTGATGACAGAGAAATCAGCGAAGCGTTTTACCCAACACTTTCCACAGTGGCCCTTCCACTGAATCATATGGGGAGTATCGCTGCAGAACTTTTAACTGAGCGTCTGGAAGGAAAGAAGGGCAGTGGGGAAAAGAAAGAATACAAGATTCCCTGTCAAGTCATTAACCGTAATTCAATTTGTAAAATCAAGTAA